Proteins from one Thermobifida alba genomic window:
- a CDS encoding adenosylhomocysteinase → MLEDFERDRITAYFTRVTSQFVPTRRASSIAVTHLLAERPLFLHALAQLTQVCALLPKPKSIDPTAHREASRHWRCDRLDRDRFACPEQAVSYLEERAPGQRLVLLDVGGYFAPTLPQICDRFSGQLLGVVEDTENGHRRYLAHDKPPCPVYSVARSPLKIPEDYLVGQSVVFSTEALIRSRGEILYGRSATVIGFGKLGSSVAHMLHARNVQVTVFDTDPVKRTHALAQGFRTTCSLREALIDAGIIVCATGNLALKHGDFNRVANGAYIASVTSSDDELELDVLNRSYTREHVTPHITRYSRTGHYFYVLNNGNAVNFLHGASVGAFIFLVQAEILAAAALLADREHEPGHHELPTDIRESIAATWLDHFTGAP, encoded by the coding sequence CCACTCGACGCGCGTCCTCCATCGCGGTCACCCACTTGCTCGCGGAACGCCCACTCTTCCTACACGCACTCGCCCAACTGACACAGGTGTGCGCGTTGCTTCCCAAACCCAAGAGCATCGATCCCACAGCGCACCGGGAAGCCTCCCGGCACTGGAGGTGCGACCGACTCGACCGGGACCGCTTCGCCTGTCCCGAACAAGCCGTGTCCTACCTGGAGGAGCGAGCGCCCGGGCAACGTCTGGTCCTGCTGGACGTCGGCGGGTACTTCGCGCCAACTCTCCCGCAGATCTGCGACAGGTTTTCCGGACAGCTCCTGGGCGTGGTTGAGGACACCGAGAATGGGCACCGCCGCTACCTGGCCCACGACAAACCACCGTGCCCGGTGTACAGCGTGGCCCGTTCCCCGCTCAAGATCCCCGAGGACTACCTCGTGGGCCAGTCAGTCGTGTTCTCCACCGAAGCGCTGATCCGTTCCCGGGGCGAAATCCTCTACGGCCGCAGCGCGACAGTCATTGGGTTCGGGAAGCTGGGTTCCTCGGTGGCTCACATGCTGCACGCCAGGAACGTACAGGTCACGGTGTTCGACACCGACCCGGTCAAACGTACACACGCACTCGCCCAGGGGTTTCGCACGACCTGTTCCCTGCGGGAAGCACTCATTGATGCCGGCATCATCGTGTGCGCGACCGGCAACCTGGCGCTCAAGCACGGGGATTTCAACCGTGTCGCCAACGGCGCCTATATCGCATCAGTCACTTCGTCCGACGACGAACTGGAACTTGACGTACTCAACCGGAGCTACACCCGCGAGCATGTCACTCCCCATATCACTCGCTACTCCCGCACCGGTCACTACTTCTACGTCCTCAACAACGGCAACGCCGTCAACTTCCTGCACGGCGCCAGCGTGGGCGCCTTCATCTTCCTGGTTCAGGCCGAGATACTCGCTGCCGCCGCGCTGCTGGCCGATCGGGAGCACGAGCCCGGGCACCACGAACTTCCCACGGATATCCGCGAATCGATTGCGGCCACCTGGCTGGACCACTTCACTGGAGCACCATGA